A segment of the Streptomyces sp. P9-A2 genome:
GGATGCGGCCGCTCGCCGCGTCCTGCGCCTCTTCGACCGCGAGTACGACACCGGGAGCCGGGCGGACGGGTCCGGGACCGCGCCCTGAGCGTCGGTCCGAGCACCCGCCCGCCCCGCTGCGAAGCCCCGGCACCGGACACGGGTGTCCCGTTCACCTGCTCAGTGACCCGGCGTCCCCCATGACGATCACCGGATGCTGCTCGGGGTCGAGGGCCAGCAGGAGTTGCCTCATGTGCCGTTCCTCAAGGCTCACACAGCCCTGGGTGGGCCCGTCGTGGTCCACGTGCAGCCAGATGCCACCGCCCCGGTCGGCGCCGAGCGGGCGGGTCCGGTCGAGCGGGGAGGTGCCCGGAATGCGGTTGTAGTCGATCGCCACGACATAGTCGAAGGACCCGTCGAGCGGCTCCCCCAGGAAGCCCGTGCCGCTGATGGAGAACCCGGGCGACTCGTCGTACGGCAGCAGGGTGCCCGGGTCCGGCAGCAGACCTCCCGCGTCGCTGAGGGTGAACACACCGATGGGCGAGCGGAGATCGCCCGCCAGGTGGTCGTCTGTCCAACCCTTGAGGGCGTTGCGTGCGGGCCAGGCCGTGCCCGTCTCCCAGCCCGATGCGGTACGTCGGTACAGCACGGCCTCGGAGCGGTTCGCGTCCCGGCTCTTGCCGGTGACGACGACGGCCTGGCGGGCGTTCCCGGGGATCAGGGCCAGCGTGCGGGGGCCGAGGCCGCCGAGCGGGGCGGGGGCGCCGGGGTGTGCTCCGGCGTCGGTCCGGCCCTGTGCGGTGCTCGCCACGCCAGGTGCTCCGCTCCCCGGCACTCCGTTTCCTGCCACTCCGCTCCCCGGCACTCCGGCTGCCGGTGGGGCGACGGCCGGTGGGGCGGCCATGGAGGTGACCGCCGCGGAGGCGGCAGCCGTGGGGGGTGACTGCCCCGCCGTGCTGCCGGCGGTCGCCGCGCAACCGGTGAGGAGCGCCGCCGCCAGGAGGGCGAGGACCGGCGTCGGCAGCCGTCCGCGGCCCCGGGCGGAGGCGGCGGGCCGCCGGTCGCCCGGGGCCGGAGCTCGGGGACGCCCGCGGTGCGGACCTTCGATCGATGAAGCCATGGGGTCAGCCTGACTTCGGCTCAGCCGAAACACCGCGCTCCCCGCGCGAGTCCGGGCAACGTCCCCCATCTGCCCGACGGGGCACCGGTCTCCGGTGGCCCCGGCGGGGCGGCGGACCGTCATTCCCCGACGAGGAAAGCGAGAACGACGGCGCCCGCACCACTCGCCATGCCCACGACCGCGGCGGCCACGCACCGCACCCGGAGCCGGTGATAGCGCTGGGTGTACATGTCGCGGAGCTCGGCCGCCCGGTCGCAGATCCGGACCAGCGTCACACGGGAGGCCTCGATGCGGTCGGCGGTGTACACGCGTTCCACGTCCTCGCGCTGCGCGGTCGTCAGCCACGGCAGCTGCTCGGTGAACCGCTCGGCCCGACGCCGGGCGTCCTCGACTTCGGCAGCCCACAGCAGGTATCCCTCGAACTGGTCGAGGCCGCGGGCGCTGTCCTGGCTCGGATTCACATATTCCTCCACGCTGGGCTGCGGGATCACTCCTGTCAGGCCTGGTCCCCGGGAGCCTGGATCACGGAGCGCTCGGGGCGGTTCTCCTCCCGGTCGTACGCCGCGACCGCCGGGTGGTGCAGGTCGAAGGCCGGGGACTCCGAGCGGACCCGCGGCAGGGTGAGGAAGTTGTGGCGCGGCGGCGGGCAGGAAGTGGCCCATTCGAGCGAACGGCCGTACCCCCACGGGTCGTCGACCTCGATCTTCTTGCCGTACTTGGCCGTCTTCCAGATGTTGTAGAGGAACGGCAGGATCGAGATGCCGAGCAGGAACGACGCGATGCTCGAGAAGGTGTTCAGCCCGGTGAAGCCGTCGGCGGCCAGGTAGTCCACATACCGGCGGGGCATGCCCTCGGCGCCCAGCCAGTGCTGGACCAGGAACGTGCCGTGGAAACCGGCGAACAGCGTCCAGAAGGTGATCTTCCCGAGCCGCTCGTCGAGCATCTTGCCGGTGAACTTCGGCCACCAGAAGTGGAATCCGGCGAACATCGCGAAGACGACGGTGCCGAACACCACGTAGTGGAAGTGCGCCACCACGAAGTACGAGTCCGTGACCTGGAAGTCCAGCGGCGGCGAGGCCAGGATGACGCCCGTCAGACCACCGAAGAGGAAGGTCACCAGGAAGCCCGCCGACCAGAGCATCGGTGTCTCGAAGCTCAGCGACCCCTTCCACATGGTGCCCAGCCAGTTGAAGAACTTCACCCCGGTCGGGATCGCGATCAGGAAGGTCATGAAGGAGAAGAACGGCAGCAGCACAGCCCCGGTGGCGAACATGTGGTGCGCCCACACCGTCACCGACAGACCCGCGATCGCGATGGTCGCACCGATCAGACCCAGATACCCGAAGATCGGCTTGCGGGAGAAGACCGGGATGATCTCGGAGACGATGCCGAAGAACGGCAGCGCGATGATGTACACCTCGGGGTGGCCGAAGAACCAGAACAGGTGCTG
Coding sequences within it:
- the ctaD gene encoding aa3-type cytochrome oxidase subunit I gives rise to the protein MAVHSASDSVESDSYEDELPVRRRRPGKVVVSWLTTTDHKTIGTLYLTTSFVFFIFGGILALVIRAELARPGLQIVSNEQYNQAFTMHGTVMLLMFATPLFIGFANWIMPLQIGAPDVAFPRLNMFAYWLFLFGSLIALSGFLTPDGPASFGWTAYSPLTDSVRTPGLGADLWIMGLAFQGFGTILGSVNFITTIICMRAPGMTMFRMPIFTWNVLLTAVLVLLAFPILAAALLALEYDRKFGGHIFDSANGGALLWQHLFWFFGHPEVYIIALPFFGIVSEIIPVFSRKPIFGYLGLIGATIAIAGLSVTVWAHHMFATGAVLLPFFSFMTFLIAIPTGVKFFNWLGTMWKGSLSFETPMLWSAGFLVTFLFGGLTGVILASPPLDFQVTDSYFVVAHFHYVVFGTVVFAMFAGFHFWWPKFTGKMLDERLGKITFWTLFAGFHGTFLVQHWLGAEGMPRRYVDYLAADGFTGLNTFSSIASFLLGISILPFLYNIWKTAKYGKKIEVDDPWGYGRSLEWATSCPPPRHNFLTLPRVRSESPAFDLHHPAVAAYDREENRPERSVIQAPGDQA